From a region of the Eulemur rufifrons isolate Redbay chromosome 7, OSU_ERuf_1, whole genome shotgun sequence genome:
- the FAM43A gene encoding protein FAM43A — MLPWKKHKFELLAEAPPRQASKPKGYAVSLHYSALSSLARACPEGALSRVGSMFRSKRKKLHITSEDPTYTVLYLGNATTIQARGDGCTDLAVGKIWSKSEAGRQGTKMKLTVSAQGIRMVHAEERALRRPGHLYLLHRVTYCVADARLPKVFAWVYRHELKHKAVMLRCHAVLVSKPEKAQAMALLLYQTSANALAEFKRLKRRDDARHQQQELVGAHTIPLVPLRKLLLHGPSCYKPPVERSRSAPKLGSITEDLLGEQQEQELQEEEEEEHPVGCLEAEEDRAGEGDPAEQEAEVQRALVVAMHLECGDLLDTLENGREEALGGDGGSLGPGAGPPPLLLGSASDMKAELSQLIRDLGDFSFGNDVRTLQADLRVTRLLSGESTGSESSIEGGGPDATSATATAVDPPGTADSASLDEPHSG; from the coding sequence ATGCTGCCGTGGAAGAAGCACAAGTTCGAGCTGCTGGCCGAGGCGCCGCCGCGGCAGGCGTCCAAGCCCAAGGGCTACGCTGTAAGCCTGCACTACTCAGCGCTCAGCTCGCTGGCGCGGGCGTGCCCCGAAGGCGCGCTTAGCCGGGTGGGCAGCATGTTCCGCTCCAAGCGCAAGAAGCTGCACATCACCAGCGAGGACCCCACTTACACCGTGCTCTACCTGGGCAATGCCACCACCATCCAGGCGCGCGGCGACGGCTGTACCGACCTAGCCGTGGGCAAGATCTGGAGCAAGAGCGAGGCGGGCCGTCAGGGCACCAAGATGAAGCTGACGGTGAGTGCGCAGGGTATTCGCATGGTGCACGCTGAGGAGCGCGCGCTGCGCCGCCCGGGCCACCTCTACTTGCTGCACCGTGTCACCTACTGCGTGGCAGACGCGCGGCTGCCTAAGGTCTTCGCATGGGTGTACCGACACGAGCTAAAGCACAAGGCGGTAATGCTGCGCTGCCACGCTGTGCTGGTGTCCAAGCCCGAGAAGGCGCAAGCCATGGCCCTGCTACTCTACCAGACATCTGCCAACGCGCTGGCGGAATTTAAACGCCTCAAACGGCGGGACGACGCGCGTCACCAGCAGCAGGAGCTGGTGGGCGCGCACACCATCCCGCTAGTGCCGCTGCGCAAGCTGCTCCTGCACGGACCCAGCTGCTACAAACCGCCGGTGGAGCGCAGCCGCAGCGCGCCCAAGCTCGGCTCCATCACTGAGGACCTGCTCGGCGAacagcaggagcaggagctgcaggaggaagaggaagaggagcaccCCGTGGGCTGCTTGGAGGCAGAGGAGGACCGTGCTGGGGAGGGCGATCCAGCAGAGCAGGAGGCCGAGGTGCAGCGGGCGCTGGTGGTGGCCATGCACTTAGAGTGCGGGGACTTGCTGGACACACTGGAGAATGGCCGCGAGGAGGCGTTGGGGGGCGACGGGGGCTCGTTGGGCCCGGGAGCCGGGCCGCCGCCTCTGCTGCTGGGTAGCGCCTCCGACATGAAGGCCGAGCTGTCGCAGCTTATTAGAGACCTGGGCGACTTCAGCTTCGGCAACGACGTGCGCACTCTGCAGGCCGACTTGCGGGTGACGCGCCTGCTGTCGGGCGAGAGCACCGGCAGCGAGAGCTCCATCGAGGGTGGGGGCCCGGACGCCAcctccgccaccgccaccgccgtgGACCCGCCCGGCACAGCCGACAGCGCGAGCCTGGACGAGCCCCACTCGGGCTGA